The Edaphobacter flagellatus sequence AGATCGGACCACAGCAGTGTCGGTACGAGGATGGAGATGCAGATCAGTACGCCGCCCATCGTCGGCGTGCCGCTCTTCTTTTGGTGCGACTGCGGGCCTTCTTCACGAATGTACTGGCCGATCTGGAACTCACGAAGCCGTTCAATAACGTATGGCCCGATCAGCAGGCCGATTAGCAGAGCCGTCAGGCTGGCGAAGACCGTGCGAAACGTCAGATAACGGAAGATACGGAACAGGCGAAAGTATGGAAACAGCTTCTGGTACAGCAGCCAATAGAGCAAGACGCCCGCCCTCGATAAGATTCGATAAGATCTGACAGGCTCGCAGAGCCGCAGGATAGCTGTATCTTAACAGGCTCAGGCCATGCGTCCCGGCGGCATTTTTCCACTACGAACCAAACTTCATTCCCTGCTTATGCATCCAGCGCGGCAAGGGCCTTCTCCAGCCGCACACCGCGCGAGGCCTTCAGAAGAACAACGTCTCCGGCGCGGAGGTTCTGTTCCAACCACGCACCGGCCTCCTCCGGAGTCTGCACAAACAGCGCATTCAAGCCAGCCTCCTGTGCCGCCGCGACCAGCGCATGCGCGTGACCGCGTACTCCCACCACAGCAGAGACACCGCGTTCGGCCATGCGTCGCCCACAGGCTGTGTGTAAAGCATTGGCTTCCGGTCCAAGCTCCAGCATCTCGCCCGCGATGACAATATGGCGCTCGCCGGGCATCGCCATCAGCGCGTCCACCATCGCATCCAGCGCACGCGGGTTGGAGTTGTAGCAATCATTAATCAGGGTTGCGCCGTGCCACTTCAAGATTTCGCCGCGCTTGTCGCCTGGTTCAAGCTCGTACAGGGCAGCAGCGCAGGCCTTCAGACTCATCCCACTGCGAACGCCCACAGCGATCGCTGCCAGCGCGTTCAGCACATTATGACGGCCCAGCAGTTTCAGATGCACCGGCTCGCGGTCGGTCGCTATCACCGCATCGAACCGCATGCCATCCACACCTGCTTCTTCGATATTTTCTGCACGAACCTGTGCGCTCGACTCCGTTCCATAGAAGATCGCGCGACCACCCATACCTTTGCCGAAGTCCTTGACATAGGGATCATCAACGTTCAGAACAGCAATACCATCCGCAGACAATGACTCAACCAGTTCGTACTTCGCGCGCGCGATTCCGGCAAGGCCATCGGGAAAGAACTCCATGTGCACCGGAGCAACGTTTGAGACGACCGCCCAATCAGGCTCAGCAATCTTCGCAAGCGCTGTGATCTCACCGGCATGGTTCATGCCCATCTCGATTACCGCGACCTCGTGTTCCTTCTCCAACTTCAGCAGTTGTAGAGGAAGCCCGAAGGCATTATTCAGATTGCCCGCGGACTTCAATACACGAAACTTGGCGCCAAGCACCTGCGCGACGGCCTCCTTGGTGGTCGTCTTTCCGGCCGATCCCGTAACTCCGATAACGCGTCCGCCCCAATGCTTCCGGACGGTGTGAGCGAGGCGCTGCAACGCAAGCAGCACGCAATCGTCACATTCAGATACACGTAGCAACTTTGAGGTATCGATTTCTGAAGGCACAATCCATTGATTGCTCACCACGGCTGCGACTGCACCATCGGCCAACGCAGCGGCAACGTAGTCGTGGCCGTCCAGGCGTTCACCTTTGACGGCGAAGAAGAGGTCACCAGCACTGATGGTTCGCGAATCGATCGAGTAGCCGAACGCTTCGGCGGATGTATCGAAATCGCCCTCTGCGTAAATCCAGTCAGCAACCTGACCGAGCGTCAACTTCATTCCATCTCCTTCAGAACACGGGCCGCAACGGCCATATCATCAAACGGCACAGGCCCGCTCTTTAACAGCTGTACCTTCTCATGTCCTTTACCTGCTATGAGCACAATATCTCCGGGATGTGCCGCGTGAATCGCTACCTCTATTGCTTTGGCGCGATCTTCTTCCACGATGCACTCGGTCCCTGTCTCTTTCACTCCAACCAGGGCTTCGGCGATGATCGCAGCGGGATCTTCACTGCGTGGATTATCGCTCGTAAGCACAACGAGATCGCTTCCCTCGCCTGCAGCGCGCCCCATGCGTGGACGCTTGGTGCGATCACGATCGCCGCCGCAGCCGAAGAGCGTAATAACATGGCCACGGTTGCCCTTCTGTAGATCGCGTGCAAGTGAGATCAGGTTGCGCAATGCATCATCGGTATGCGCGTAGTCAACAACGACGGTAATGCCGTTCTTCGATGGTACAACCTCGAAGCGCCCCGGGACCTGCGCTCCCGCCTCGGCCGCGCATACGATCTCATCCAACTTCAACCCTCGCGACCATGCGCCAGCGCTGGCAGCGAGAAGGTTATAGACGTTGACTCGGCCTGTGAGTGGCGAGCGAATCTCCGCCACGCCTGCGGGCGTGATCATGCGAAAGCGCGTTTCTCCAGCGAGCATCTGAATCGATTCAGCCGCAAAGTCCGCCTTCGCATCGACACCGTAGCGAATGACCTGCGACCGCTCAATCGTCTTCGCAAGACGCTCGCCATAGG is a genomic window containing:
- a CDS encoding UDP-N-acetylmuramoyl-tripeptide--D-alanyl-D-alanine ligase, encoding MKLTLGQVADWIYAEGDFDTSAEAFGYSIDSRTISAGDLFFAVKGERLDGHDYVAAALADGAVAAVVSNQWIVPSEIDTSKLLRVSECDDCVLLALQRLAHTVRKHWGGRVIGVTGSAGKTTTKEAVAQVLGAKFRVLKSAGNLNNAFGLPLQLLKLEKEHEVAVIEMGMNHAGEITALAKIAEPDWAVVSNVAPVHMEFFPDGLAGIARAKYELVESLSADGIAVLNVDDPYVKDFGKGMGGRAIFYGTESSAQVRAENIEEAGVDGMRFDAVIATDREPVHLKLLGRHNVLNALAAIAVGVRSGMSLKACAAALYELEPGDKRGEILKWHGATLINDCYNSNPRALDAMVDALMAMPGERHIVIAGEMLELGPEANALHTACGRRMAERGVSAVVGVRGHAHALVAAAQEAGLNALFVQTPEEAGAWLEQNLRAGDVVLLKASRGVRLEKALAALDA
- a CDS encoding UDP-N-acetylmuramoyl-L-alanyl-D-glutamate--2,6-diaminopimelate ligase, coding for MDWNEVLRDVTTVECVASPVIVANVQYDSRRVQHGDVFVAMRGGSVDGNQFVEKAVAAGAAAIITDSRDAFAALRGKNLGLALVEHGRRALAEASSAIFNHPQSHLALSGVTGTNGKTTTAFLLEAMLRSVGRKCVLIGTIETHVAGEVRESLHTTPESRDILELFADGVRAGATEAVMEMSSHALEQERVWGLPVEVAIFTNLTQDHLDYHRTMEAYFAAKSRLFEGVGTPPPRVAVLNTDDPYGERLAKTIERSQVIRYGVDAKADFAAESIQMLAGETRFRMITPAGVAEIRSPLTGRVNVYNLLAASAGAWSRGLKLDEIVCAAEAGAQVPGRFEVVPSKNGITVVVDYAHTDDALRNLISLARDLQKGNRGHVITLFGCGGDRDRTKRPRMGRAAGEGSDLVVLTSDNPRSEDPAAIIAEALVGVKETGTECIVEEDRAKAIEVAIHAAHPGDIVLIAGKGHEKVQLLKSGPVPFDDMAVAARVLKEME